One part of the Arcanobacterium phocisimile genome encodes these proteins:
- a CDS encoding ABC transporter permease subunit: MSIAYGRFIARENMKIFVIITLVVSALLMMMLSVFTPETIKSIEAMRGSRAMGDLPKSLSLTGFLGNFYKVHAILIPTIYSIVVGNRLLADKIDRGTMAGFLSTPITRREITVTSALYFISSIALMWLVIGGAGLAFAHYKQPGELDVSAFISLNIGIFTYHILIAGICFAASGIFNMSRYSLLVGAGLSVSFFIMSMFAQLSDSFEWMRKLTPVTLFDTDAIIDGATPTANLIGLGLGGLVLFIVGIVWFDRKDLPL; the protein is encoded by the coding sequence ATGTCGATTGCATACGGCCGCTTTATTGCGCGCGAGAATATGAAAATTTTTGTTATTATCACGCTTGTTGTGAGCGCATTGTTGATGATGATGCTTTCGGTGTTTACTCCCGAAACGATTAAATCGATAGAAGCCATGAGAGGTTCTCGGGCTATGGGAGATCTCCCGAAGTCGCTTTCTCTCACCGGTTTTCTTGGGAATTTTTATAAGGTTCACGCAATTTTAATTCCTACAATATATAGCATCGTCGTGGGAAATCGTCTTTTGGCGGACAAGATTGATCGGGGAACGATGGCGGGTTTCTTGTCCACGCCTATTACCCGACGTGAGATTACAGTGACGAGTGCGCTGTATTTCATTTCATCAATTGCGCTCATGTGGTTGGTAATCGGCGGGGCAGGTTTAGCGTTCGCTCACTACAAACAGCCGGGCGAGCTTGACGTCTCGGCGTTTATTTCGCTCAACATCGGCATCTTTACTTATCACATCCTGATAGCAGGAATCTGTTTTGCGGCGTCAGGTATTTTCAATATGTCACGTTATTCGTTGCTCGTGGGGGCAGGGTTGAGCGTTTCGTTCTTTATTATGAGTATGTTTGCACAGCTTTCAGATTCCTTTGAATGGATGCGCAAGCTAACACCAGTGACACTTTTCGATACCGATGCGATTATCGATGGGGCGACGCCGACTGCGAACCTCATCGGGCTCGGATTGGGCGGTTTAGTGTTGTTTATCGTCGGTATCGTATGGTTCGATAGGAAGGATCTACCTCTTTAA
- a CDS encoding ABC transporter ATP-binding protein, with translation MIKVSSLTKDYGQNKGVFDVSLQVKPGSVYGYLGPNGAGKSTTIRHLMGFIKADNGSVSIAGLDCWKEQKKIQLLTGHLPGEIAFPQTMSGLAYLKLTARLRGMKDTSRMNELLDMFELNPRAPLKRMSKGMKQKIAIVSAFMHQPEYLLLDEPTSGLDPLMQDRFVDLIGQEKQRGATIMLSSHIFAEVEKTCDQVGLVRAGHLVTEVPIDDFRGNKQSTYSITFATRGDCARFRQDFPEADTQATHATITLSSTRLNELMHTLSQLDIVGLHESEQSLEEYFMGFYGEEA, from the coding sequence ATGATTAAAGTTTCAAGTCTGACAAAGGACTATGGCCAAAATAAAGGCGTTTTCGACGTATCATTACAGGTCAAACCAGGTTCCGTTTACGGATATCTAGGTCCTAATGGTGCTGGTAAGTCAACGACCATTCGGCATTTAATGGGGTTCATCAAGGCAGATAATGGATCGGTGAGTATCGCTGGCCTTGATTGCTGGAAAGAACAAAAGAAAATTCAGCTGCTTACTGGGCATTTGCCGGGTGAAATCGCATTTCCGCAAACGATGAGTGGCTTGGCATATCTCAAATTAACCGCGCGACTACGTGGGATGAAAGATACCTCGCGTATGAATGAGCTACTGGACATGTTCGAGCTCAATCCGCGGGCACCGCTGAAACGCATGTCTAAAGGTATGAAACAGAAAATCGCCATTGTCAGTGCGTTCATGCATCAGCCAGAGTACTTGTTACTTGACGAACCGACATCGGGGCTAGATCCGTTGATGCAGGATCGTTTTGTGGACCTTATTGGTCAGGAAAAACAGCGCGGTGCAACAATTATGCTGTCGTCGCATATTTTCGCTGAAGTTGAAAAAACGTGTGATCAGGTAGGCTTGGTTCGCGCCGGACACTTGGTCACCGAAGTTCCTATTGACGATTTCCGTGGGAATAAACAGTCCACCTATTCGATCACTTTTGCTACCCGTGGCGACTGTGCGCGTTTCCGGCAGGATTTCCCGGAAGCTGATACTCAAGCAACCCATGCAACGATTACGCTAAGCAGTACACGCCTCAACGAGTTGATGCATACTCTTTCGCAACTGGATATTGTTGGTCTACATGAAAGTGAGCAAAGCTTAGAAGAATACTTTATGGGTTTTTACGGGGAAGAGGCGTGA
- the galK gene encoding galactokinase, translating into MSEIFLEPWTEEDGKARVSTLFTQTFNKKASVFSCAPGRVNLIGEHTDYNDGLCLPIALPHKTFVALSYRDDDVVRLISDQGELWRGKITDIVPGMEQSWVNYAGGPAWSLGIVRGFDAAVVSCVPLGAGLSSSAAIEAAMAFALQPPQNAHDRQPIVDACIRAENEVANAPTGGMDQTVSIFANRGEAVCIDFFEHTQTHVPADFTQAGLCLLVIDTRAKHSLSDGQYGKRRAQCEQAKKELGLASLRSARLADVDQLQGIIAQRLRHVVSENTRVSDAIAALSARDFTTLGQLFLQSHESLRDDYEVSSPELDCAVETAMAHGALGARMTGGGFGGSAIALIHESQRDDIARAIREAHVDAGFPEPAFLVAHASSGAHLIAE; encoded by the coding sequence ATGTCAGAAATTTTCCTCGAGCCATGGACTGAAGAAGACGGCAAAGCTCGGGTCAGCACACTTTTTACTCAGACTTTCAATAAGAAAGCATCCGTGTTCAGTTGTGCTCCAGGGCGAGTTAATCTGATTGGAGAGCACACAGATTACAATGACGGTTTGTGTTTACCTATCGCACTCCCCCACAAAACTTTTGTGGCTTTGTCATATCGCGATGACGACGTCGTGCGCCTCATTTCCGACCAGGGCGAACTGTGGCGTGGCAAGATTACCGATATCGTTCCTGGAATGGAACAATCTTGGGTGAACTACGCCGGTGGCCCAGCATGGTCACTAGGAATTGTTCGCGGATTTGATGCTGCGGTTGTGTCCTGTGTACCGTTAGGCGCTGGCCTATCCTCCTCGGCAGCTATCGAGGCTGCCATGGCTTTTGCGCTCCAGCCTCCGCAAAATGCTCACGATCGTCAGCCTATTGTTGACGCATGCATCCGAGCAGAAAACGAAGTCGCCAACGCACCGACTGGCGGTATGGATCAAACTGTTTCCATCTTCGCAAATCGTGGCGAAGCGGTATGTATCGATTTCTTCGAACATACTCAAACACATGTGCCAGCCGATTTTACCCAAGCTGGCCTTTGCCTCTTAGTTATCGACACCCGCGCAAAGCATTCACTCTCCGATGGCCAGTATGGAAAGCGTCGTGCACAGTGTGAACAGGCAAAGAAGGAACTTGGGCTAGCGTCGCTACGCAGTGCGCGACTTGCTGATGTCGATCAGCTTCAGGGTATTATTGCCCAACGCTTACGCCATGTCGTTTCAGAAAATACTCGTGTGAGCGATGCTATCGCAGCACTGAGCGCACGTGATTTCACCACTCTAGGTCAGCTATTCTTGCAATCGCATGAATCGCTTCGCGATGATTACGAGGTTTCCTCACCAGAGTTGGATTGTGCGGTCGAAACTGCAATGGCCCATGGAGCTTTGGGCGCGCGCATGACCGGTGGTGGATTTGGCGGATCGGCAATTGCCCTCATCCATGAGTCTCAGCGTGACGATATTGCTCGGGCTATCCGCGAAGCACATGTCGATGCTGGGTTCCCAGAACCCGCTTTCTTGGTCGCGCATGCAAGTAGCGGCGCGCACCTCATCGCTGAATAA
- a CDS encoding NAD(P)/FAD-dependent oxidoreductase yields the protein MSEHRVVVIGSGFGGLFATKELRKSDVSVTMISRTTHHLFQPLLYQVATGILSPGEIAPTTREILSRQNNAEILLGLVEDIDVDAKEVIWRYHQRQMRTPYDSLIVAAGADQSYFGNDQFARFAPGLKTIDDALEIRARILGAFELAELETDPEKRKEILTFVVIGAGPTGVEVAGQIRELASKTLRKEFKNFDPREARVILVDGADYPLPPFGESLGKRTWKALEKLDIDVMMGQMVVGMTDNTVTLRDRSGNEQTISSICKVWSAGVQGSPLGKKLAERTGVELDRAGRVRVNPDLTIPGYPEIFVVGDMMSVDGVPGVAQGAIQPGRFAARTIKNRLAGKPTEEKFVYNDKGSMATIAKSKAVVKIGKLEFDGFIAWLAWCLLHILTLSGFKTRISTLMRWTISYLSSHRSARSTTNQQLVGRLALKALGDHASGHLILGDVDPEPLAKIAKRAAQDQLDEHAEERERKSTE from the coding sequence GTGTCTGAACATCGCGTTGTTGTTATCGGCTCTGGCTTTGGCGGCCTATTCGCTACCAAAGAACTGAGAAAATCGGATGTATCGGTGACGATGATTTCACGCACCACCCACCACCTCTTCCAGCCATTACTTTACCAAGTAGCAACTGGAATCCTCTCACCCGGAGAAATCGCGCCAACCACCCGTGAGATTCTCTCACGTCAAAACAATGCGGAAATTCTTCTTGGCTTAGTTGAGGACATTGACGTCGATGCGAAAGAAGTTATTTGGCGTTATCACCAGCGGCAGATGCGTACCCCCTACGATTCGCTCATCGTCGCTGCCGGTGCAGACCAGTCCTACTTCGGAAACGACCAGTTTGCTCGATTCGCCCCGGGATTGAAAACTATCGATGACGCCCTAGAAATCCGAGCCCGCATTCTCGGCGCATTCGAACTTGCCGAGCTTGAAACTGACCCAGAAAAACGCAAGGAAATCTTAACCTTCGTCGTTATCGGAGCAGGCCCGACTGGTGTTGAAGTTGCCGGTCAGATCCGTGAACTAGCGTCGAAAACTCTACGCAAAGAGTTCAAAAACTTTGATCCTCGCGAAGCCCGCGTTATTTTAGTTGACGGTGCAGATTATCCGCTACCGCCGTTCGGTGAGAGCCTCGGAAAACGCACCTGGAAAGCGCTCGAAAAGCTTGATATTGACGTCATGATGGGCCAGATGGTTGTCGGAATGACAGATAACACCGTCACCCTGCGTGACCGCTCGGGTAACGAACAAACCATTTCCAGCATCTGTAAAGTGTGGTCTGCTGGCGTGCAAGGCTCACCACTGGGCAAGAAGCTTGCTGAGCGTACTGGCGTTGAACTTGACCGCGCTGGTCGAGTGCGGGTCAATCCGGACCTCACAATCCCAGGTTATCCAGAGATCTTCGTCGTAGGTGACATGATGAGCGTCGATGGGGTTCCAGGTGTCGCACAAGGCGCTATCCAGCCGGGCCGATTCGCAGCTCGCACAATCAAGAACCGACTTGCTGGCAAGCCCACCGAAGAAAAGTTTGTTTACAATGACAAAGGTTCGATGGCAACGATTGCAAAGTCGAAAGCCGTTGTAAAAATCGGCAAGCTTGAATTTGATGGTTTTATTGCCTGGTTGGCATGGTGTTTGCTCCACATCTTGACGCTGTCTGGTTTCAAGACTCGTATTTCGACACTCATGCGATGGACAATCAGCTACCTGTCCTCACACCGTTCGGCACGTTCGACGACGAATCAACAACTCGTTGGTCGTCTCGCACTCAAAGCACTGGGCGACCACGCTTCTGGACATCTGATTCTTGGTGATGTTGATCCCGAACCGTTGGCGAAAATCGCGAAGCGTGCCGCTCAAGACCAGCTTGATGAGCACGCAGAAGAACGTGAGCGTAAATCCACTGAGTAA